In Hippoglossus stenolepis isolate QCI-W04-F060 chromosome 5, HSTE1.2, whole genome shotgun sequence, one genomic interval encodes:
- the LOC118109941 gene encoding leucine-rich repeat-containing protein 17 isoform X1: MHMTSSLLFASLLLLLLPSIDMKKSGKGRGLKGARHKLTGGRYGFRLQSDVFSPFFTDSNYHCLCLNTVRVRSAGRHSRSGAFRLVSRNCSESAESGDVFVDCQDRGLTSVPNAQTWSKAPKHLLLASNRIKVLREGTFFGYESLATLDLQQNHISSIEEGAFQGLAKLKTLLLQHNRLETLNEEALIPMPNIRYLRLHHNPWNCLCSMDGLIITLQVPSNRNLGKHARCAAPIRLKDRKLKQIDPELLCKASDPTGFPQGDQTDTPGPLVPVPFRSKPDITTSCHTYHFPQIRIDCKKRGLTEVPAGVPEDVVRVDLSNNLIRHLRAKDFQTARNLRFLNLSNNNIEHIDTASLSGLLHLHELDLSHNSLHFIKYGVLEDLYFLSQLKLGGNPWVCDYSIHYMVYWLRLHPGVRHSGLICRSPPEHTGEQVEAYVKSYFRVCPRDKQSSRTDQEQTDPRLWNTPMEAQGELEEEELEPSHLRVPQKYTIFRLS; the protein is encoded by the exons ATGCATATGACCTCTAGTCTCCTCTTcgcctccctgctcctcctcctgctcccgaGCATCGACATGAAAAAGTCGGGAAAGGGAAGAGGCCTCAAAGGAGCACGACACAAACTCACAGGCGGCCGGTATGGATTTAGACTTCAGTCTGATGTGTTCAGTCCATTTTTCACAGACTCTAATtatcattgtttgtgtttgaacacTGTCAGGGTCAGAAGCGCTGGGCGTCACAGCAGATCAGGCGCCTTCAGGCTTGTGTCACGCAACTGCTCGGAGTCGGCAGAATCCGGAGACGTCTTCGTGGACTGTCAGGACCGAGGTCTGACCTCCGTTCCCAACGCCCAAACCTGGTCCAAAGCACCCAAGCACCTCCTTCTAGCAAGCAACCGTATCAAAGTCCTACGTGAGGGGACCTTCTTTGGATATGAGAGTTTAGCTACTCTGGACCTGCAGCAGAACCACATCTCTTCAATTGAGGAGGGGGCCTTCCAGGGCCTGGCAAAACTTAAaaccctgctgctgcagcacaatcGTCTGGAAACGCTTAACGAGGAGGCCCTCATCCCCATGCCAAACATCCGCTACCTGCGTTTACACCATAATCCCTGGAATTGTCTGTGCTCGATGGACGGTCTTATAATCACTCTTCAGGTCCCAAGCAACCGTAATTTAGGAAAACATGCAAG GTGTGCAGCGCCCATCAGGCTAAAAGACAGGAAGCTGAAGCAGATTGATCCTGAGTTACTCTGCAAGGCGTCAGACCCGACCGGTTTCCCACAGGGCGACCAAACGGACACCCCAGGCCCTTTGGTGCCGGTTCCATTTCGCAGCAAACCAGACATCACCACATCTTGCCACACCTACCACTTCCCCCAAATACGAATTGACTGCAAAAAGCGAG GTCTAACTGAGGTGCCGGCAGGTGTCCCAGAGGACGTTGTTCGTGTTGATCTGTCAAACAATTTAATCCGTCATCTCAGAGCCAAAGATTTCCAAACAGCGAGGAACCTCAGATTCCTAAACCTCAGTAATAACAACATAGAGCACATCGACACAG CGTCCCTGTCCGGGCTGCTGCACCTCCATGAGCTGGACTTGTCACACAACAGCCTCCATTTTATCAAGTACGGGGTTCTCGAAGACCTTTACTTCCTGTCACAGCTAAAACTGGGAGGGAACCCTTGGGTGTGTGACTACAG CATCCACTACATGGTGTACTGGCTGCGTCTGCACCCAGGAGTGAGGCACTCTGGCCTCATCTGTCGCTCCCCTCCTGAACATACGGGGGAACAGGTGGAGGCCTATGTGAAATCCTACTTCAGAGTGTGTCCAAGggacaaacagagcagcagaacagACCAAGAACAAACAGACCCGAGGCTGTGGAACACGCCGATGGAGGCGcaaggagagctggaggaggaggagctggagcccaGCCACTTGAGGGTTCCGCAGAAATACACAATCTTCAGACTGTCC
- the LOC118109941 gene encoding leucine-rich repeat-containing protein 17 isoform X2 → MHMTSSLLFASLLLLLLPSIDMKKSGKGRGLKGARHKLTGGRVRSAGRHSRSGAFRLVSRNCSESAESGDVFVDCQDRGLTSVPNAQTWSKAPKHLLLASNRIKVLREGTFFGYESLATLDLQQNHISSIEEGAFQGLAKLKTLLLQHNRLETLNEEALIPMPNIRYLRLHHNPWNCLCSMDGLIITLQVPSNRNLGKHARCAAPIRLKDRKLKQIDPELLCKASDPTGFPQGDQTDTPGPLVPVPFRSKPDITTSCHTYHFPQIRIDCKKRGLTEVPAGVPEDVVRVDLSNNLIRHLRAKDFQTARNLRFLNLSNNNIEHIDTASLSGLLHLHELDLSHNSLHFIKYGVLEDLYFLSQLKLGGNPWVCDYSIHYMVYWLRLHPGVRHSGLICRSPPEHTGEQVEAYVKSYFRVCPRDKQSSRTDQEQTDPRLWNTPMEAQGELEEEELEPSHLRVPQKYTIFRLS, encoded by the exons ATGCATATGACCTCTAGTCTCCTCTTcgcctccctgctcctcctcctgctcccgaGCATCGACATGAAAAAGTCGGGAAAGGGAAGAGGCCTCAAAGGAGCACGACACAAACTCACAGGCGGCCG GGTCAGAAGCGCTGGGCGTCACAGCAGATCAGGCGCCTTCAGGCTTGTGTCACGCAACTGCTCGGAGTCGGCAGAATCCGGAGACGTCTTCGTGGACTGTCAGGACCGAGGTCTGACCTCCGTTCCCAACGCCCAAACCTGGTCCAAAGCACCCAAGCACCTCCTTCTAGCAAGCAACCGTATCAAAGTCCTACGTGAGGGGACCTTCTTTGGATATGAGAGTTTAGCTACTCTGGACCTGCAGCAGAACCACATCTCTTCAATTGAGGAGGGGGCCTTCCAGGGCCTGGCAAAACTTAAaaccctgctgctgcagcacaatcGTCTGGAAACGCTTAACGAGGAGGCCCTCATCCCCATGCCAAACATCCGCTACCTGCGTTTACACCATAATCCCTGGAATTGTCTGTGCTCGATGGACGGTCTTATAATCACTCTTCAGGTCCCAAGCAACCGTAATTTAGGAAAACATGCAAG GTGTGCAGCGCCCATCAGGCTAAAAGACAGGAAGCTGAAGCAGATTGATCCTGAGTTACTCTGCAAGGCGTCAGACCCGACCGGTTTCCCACAGGGCGACCAAACGGACACCCCAGGCCCTTTGGTGCCGGTTCCATTTCGCAGCAAACCAGACATCACCACATCTTGCCACACCTACCACTTCCCCCAAATACGAATTGACTGCAAAAAGCGAG GTCTAACTGAGGTGCCGGCAGGTGTCCCAGAGGACGTTGTTCGTGTTGATCTGTCAAACAATTTAATCCGTCATCTCAGAGCCAAAGATTTCCAAACAGCGAGGAACCTCAGATTCCTAAACCTCAGTAATAACAACATAGAGCACATCGACACAG CGTCCCTGTCCGGGCTGCTGCACCTCCATGAGCTGGACTTGTCACACAACAGCCTCCATTTTATCAAGTACGGGGTTCTCGAAGACCTTTACTTCCTGTCACAGCTAAAACTGGGAGGGAACCCTTGGGTGTGTGACTACAG CATCCACTACATGGTGTACTGGCTGCGTCTGCACCCAGGAGTGAGGCACTCTGGCCTCATCTGTCGCTCCCCTCCTGAACATACGGGGGAACAGGTGGAGGCCTATGTGAAATCCTACTTCAGAGTGTGTCCAAGggacaaacagagcagcagaacagACCAAGAACAAACAGACCCGAGGCTGTGGAACACGCCGATGGAGGCGcaaggagagctggaggaggaggagctggagcccaGCCACTTGAGGGTTCCGCAGAAATACACAATCTTCAGACTGTCC